The following coding sequences lie in one Aspergillus puulaauensis MK2 DNA, chromosome 3, nearly complete sequence genomic window:
- a CDS encoding uncharacterized protein (SECRETED:SignalP(1-19)) has translation MKLSTTILSAVLAASSASALTHNPWLNCVHPQEVECGITDNQPSWEDATAMREYWAGVAVNEVDNEGADPEEDDPAKWGGANMQGTADAYGDACSDWTDGGANGALVKVCQKHADGNFSNVKSIPYVCFSLYMDVIMDECRDGDSVSGKLWADRYGAGLQITT, from the coding sequence atgaagctctctaCAACCATCCTCTCCGCGGTCCTCGCAGCCAGCTCTGCATCCGCCCTAACCCACAACCCGTGGTTAAACTGCGTCCACCCCCAAGAAGTCGAATGCGGCATCACCGACAACCAACCCTCCTGGGAAGACGCCACCGCCATGCGCGAATACTGGGCCGGGGTAGCCGTGAACGAAGTCGACAACGAAGGCGCCGaccccgaggaagatgacCCCGCGAAATGGGGCGGCGCAAACATGCAGGGCACCGCTGATGCTTACGGCGATGCATGCAGCGACTGGACTGATGGTGGCGCTAATGGTGCGCTTGTCAAGGTTTGCCAGAAGCATGCGGATGGCAACTTTAGCAATGTCAAGTCCATCCCTTATGTTTGCTTCTCGCTGTATATGGATGTTATCATGGATGAGTGCCGGGATGGCGACTCGGTTAGTGGGAAGCTCTGGGCTGATCGGTATGGCGCTGGTCTGCAGATTACTACCTAA
- a CDS encoding DUF895 domain membrane protein (COG:S;~EggNog:ENOG410PHD7;~InterPro:IPR010291,IPR036259;~PFAM:PF05978;~TransMembrane:11 (i32-52o64-88i95-115o121-148i160-179o191-211i248-269o281-301i313-334o354-380i401-428o)), which produces MAGEKDISTDEEVPNDSVTTTKYPVKWYRSTFYNALILGMCNFLAPGIWGAMNSLGGGGASKPYLVNTANALTFCLMVLSCFFGSVLVKFIGIKWTLIVGTMGYAPYAAGIYTQVRYDSDWLTLFGAALCGLSAGVFWMAESAIALAYPEPHNQGKFLGFWLSFRVLGQIIGGAINIGVNIDRSTAGSVSYVVYYIFITLQALGAFCGLLLTSPAKVQRTDGVPVKLHIANDVWVEIKAMAKLLVSKNFLLITPLIWQATFSEAVMFTYNSLWFSVRARALGSFVSGIMAIISGNLLGAFLDSKVSLKMRSRAGFAVVLGLQGAWWMWGTIVVTDFNKKQPTFDWADPGFGRGFPLYLFWVVGFQLNYMFLYFVVGNLATNEEEVVRIAGLLRGMESASQAVSYGLSSVSIMASVGSIYLNFGLWAIALYPAWLVIKEIGVSLGDKKVEREAQTAREAN; this is translated from the exons ATGGCAGGAGAAAAGGATATCAGCACCGACGAAGAAGTCCCCAATGACTCTGTCACTACCACCAAGTACCCAG TAAAATGGTATCGCTCGACCTTCTACAATGCCCTGATCCTGGGAATGTGCAACTTCCTCGCCCCCGGCATCTGGGGCGCGATGAACTctctcggcggcggcggcgcatCAAAGCCCTATCTCGTCAACACCGCCAACGCACTCACGTTCTGCCTAATGGTGCTGTCCTGCTTCTTCGGTAGCGTCCTTGTCAAGTTCATCGGGATTAAATGGACCCTCATCGTCGGCACCATGGGCTACGCGCCGTACGCAGCCGGAATCTACACCCAGGTGCGGTACGACAGCGACTGGCTGACCCTCTTTGGAGCCGCGCTATGCGGTCTCTCAGCCGGTGTATTCTGGATGGCCGAGTCGGCAATTGCGCTTGCATACCCCGAGCCACACAACCAGGGTAAATTCCTAGGGTTCTGGCTGAGTTTCCGCGTCCTCGGCCAGatcatcggcggcgcaaTTAATATCGGCGTGAACATCGACCGGTCCACCGCGGGCAGCGTCTCTTACGTGGTCTACTACATCTTCATCaccctccaagccctcggTGCATTCTGCGGACTGCTCTTGACAAGCCCGGCAAAGGTGCAACGCACCGACGGCGTCCCCGTGAAATTGCATATTGCCAACGACGTCTGGGTCGAGATTaaggccatggccaagcTCCTGGTTAGCAAGAACTTCCTCCTGATTACCCCGCTTATCTGGCAGGCGACGTTCAGTGAGGCCGTGATGTTCACGTATAACTCGCTGTGGTTCTCGGTCCGGGCGCGCGCGCTGGGCTCGTTCGTTTCGGGGATTATGGCGATTATCTCGGGGAATTTGCTCGGGGCGTTTCTGGATAGTAAAGTCTCGCTTAAGATGCGCAGTCGGGCGGGATTTGCTGTTGTTCTGGGGCTGCAGGGTGCGTGGTGGATGTGGGGGACTATTGTTGTGACGGACTTCAACAAGAAACAGCCGACGTTTGACTGGGCTGATCCGGGCTTTGGGAGGGGGTTTCCTCTGTATTTGTtttgggttgttgggtttcAGTTGAATTATATGTTTTT GTACTTTGTTGTTGGGAATCTGGCAACgaacgaggaggaggttgtgcgCATTGCAGGGTTGTTGAGAGGGATGGAGTCTGCCTCGCAGGCTGTTTCG TATGGCTTGAGCAGTGTCTCTATTATGGCGTCCGTTGGGAGTATATATTTGAACTTTGGCCTCTGGGCGATTGCCCTGTACCCAGCCTGGTTGGTGATCAAGGAGATCGGAGTGTCGCTCGGCGACAAGAAGGTAGAGAGAGAGGCACAGACTGCGCGGGAAGCGAATTGA
- a CDS encoding uncharacterized protein (COG:S;~EggNog:ENOG410PK10;~InterPro:IPR044053;~go_function: GO:0016491 - oxidoreductase activity [Evidence IEA]), whose translation MASATVQLPTADKPTLLTTQPVQTPQDKPRHVQTTLNYFKDHADGSPPTPNYVGDPTAYRLQPIETAPATIHDVSGHELDYTLDANGFQYYYHTSAEKDFLDDEQIKRVYYPEVDQLLKDATGASKVFIFDHTIRRAPLDARDPGTPQLRGPVQRVHIDQSYPASKNRVTHHLPQEAEKLLKGRYQIINVWRPIKPILKDPLAVADAHTVAESDLVPIKLIYPDREGETLGVRANPQTKWYYRYGQGPGLVTLIKCFDSKLDGRARRVPHSAFALEGAENEQPRESIEVRTLVFHEDDTAE comes from the exons ATGGCTTCAGCAACAGTCCAGCTCCCAACAGCCGACAAACCcaccctcctcaccacccAGCCCGTTCAAACACCCCAGGACAAGCCTCGCCACGTCCAGACAACCCTGAACTACTTCAAAGACCACGCCGACGGCTCTCCCCCAACCCCAAACTATGTCGGCGATCCCACAGCCTACCGTCTGCAACCCATCGAGACAGCCCCGGCAACCATCCACGACGTCTCCGGCCATGAGCTCGACTACACCCTCGACGCCAACGGTTTCCAGTACTACTACCACACCAGCGCCGAGAAGGACTttctcgacgacgagcaGATCAAGCGTGTCTACTACCCCGAGGTAGATCAGTTGCTGAAAGATGC AACCGGTGCAAGCAAagtcttcatcttcgaccACACAATCCGGCGCGCCCCCCTCGACGCGCGCGACCCGGGAACACCCCAACTGCGCGGCCCCGTTCAACGCGTGCACATCGACCAATCCTACCCAGCCTCCAAGAACCGCGTCACGCACCATCTCCCGCAAGAAGCCGAGAAGCTGCTCAAAGGCCGGTACCAGATCATCAACGTGTGGCGGCCCATTAAGCCCATCCTGAAGGACCCGCTCGCCGTTGCAGACGCGCATACCGTCGCGGAGTCGGATCTCGTGCCCATTAAGCTTATCTACCCCGACCGCGAGGGCGAGACGCTGGGTGTGCGGGCGAACCCGCAGACGAAGTGGTATTATCGATACGGGCAGGGGCCGGGGCTGGTTACGTTGATTAAGTGCTTTGATTCGAAGCTTGATGGGCGGGCGAGACGCGTGCCGCATAGTGCGTTTGCGTTGGAGGGGGCGGAGAATGAGCAGCCCAGGGAGAGTATTGAGGTTAGGACGCTGGTGTTCCATGAGGATGATACTGCGGAATAG
- a CDS encoding putative methionine permease (COG:E;~EggNog:ENOG410PFJ6;~InterPro:IPR002293;~PFAM:PF13520;~TransMembrane:12 (i36-57o69-95i116-142o154-174i186-205o233-252i272-294o324-345i373-392o404-423i435-455o467-488i);~go_component: GO:0016020 - membrane [Evidence IEA];~go_function: GO:0022857 - transmembrane transporter activity [Evidence IEA];~go_process: GO:0055085 - transmembrane transport [Evidence IEA]), with amino-acid sequence MEAETQPLLAAPYECNSYGEDLARRDELPRAAPGKYLSWTTAYILVVSRVIGSGIFATPGSIVKSSGSIGLSLLLWIAGTILAACGMVVSMEYGCMLPRSGGDKVYLEYTYPRPRFLASTLVAVQAVLLGFTASNCIIFAKYSFFAFGSEPTELQHKLLAAGLLTLITIVHGCFRQTGIWIQNVLGWLKIFLIGSISLTGIWVILLRPSGLESGAQQAKQVMAWDTLWEGSNWSWNLVSTSLFKVLYSYAGLSNVNNVLSEVRDPIQTVKSVCPAALITSGVLYLLANASYFLVVPLDEIKQSGELVAALLFDRLFGPRVGGTLFPLAIAISAAGNVMVVTFALARVNQEIARQGFLPWGDILSSSRPFGTPLWGLIVHYVPSLLVITLPPQGDVYNFILDVEGYPGTIFGLAVTIGLLLLRYREPYLPRPFKAWLPAVWLRIVICVALLVAPFIPPPNYQGDVEFFYATYAIVGTGVIVFGILYWYIWTVLLPKWGRYRLEEEEKVLDDGTTVLRLVRT; translated from the exons ATGGAGGCAGAAACACAGCCGTTACTGGCAGCGCCGTACGAGTGTAATAGCTATGGTGAGGATTTGGCTCGTCGCGATGAGCTCCCAAGGGCAGCCCCTGGCAAGTATCTCAGCTGGACGACCGCGTACATTCTTGTCGTCTCGCGAGTCATCGGCAGCGGAATATTCGCAACGCCTGGATCGATCGTGAAATCGTCCGGCAGCATCGGCCTGTCGCTGTTATTATGGATCGCTGGCACGATCCTCGCAGCGTGTGGGATGGTCGTGTCGATGGAATACGGCTGTATGCTGCCGCGCTCTGGCGGCGACAAGGTGTACCTCGAATACACATACCCCCGACCGCGCTTCCTCGCATCAACGTTGGTCGCCGTGCAAGCGGTATTGCTGGGCTTCACAGCCAGCAACTGTATCATCTTCGCAAAGTACTCGTTCTTCGCGTTTGGCAGCGAGCCGACCGAGCTGCAGCACAAGCTGCTCGCGGCTGGCCTACTGACCCTAATCACCATAGTCCACGGCTGCTTTCGACAAACGGGGATCTGGATCCAGAATGTGCTCGGCTGGCTGAAGATATTCCTCATCGGGTCGATTTCGCTAACCGGGATATGGGTGATTTTGCTTCGTCCGTCGGGGCTTGAGAGCGGTGCTCAACAGGCAAAGCAGGTGATGGCGTGGGATACTCTCTGGGAGGGATCgaactggagctggaatctGGTCTCGACGTCGCTGTTCAAGGTGCTTTATTCCTATGCGGGACTGAGTAATGTCAACAATGTCCTCAGCGAAGTGCGCGATCCGATCCAGACAGTCAAGTCCGTCTGTCCGGCTGCTTTGATAACATCGGGGGTTCTGTACCTGCTCGCCAATGCTTCATACTTTCTTGTCGTCCCGCTGGATGAGATCAAGCAGAGCGGAGAACTCGTCGCAGCGCTGTTATTCGATCGACTCTTTGGTCCGCGTGTTGGCGGGACCCTGTTCCCTCTTGCCATTGCCATATCTGCAGCCGGAAATGTCATGGTCGTCACCTTCGCTCTG GCCCGAGTAAACCAGGAGATCGCCCGGCAAGGCTTCCTCCCCTGGGGCGACATTCTCTCCTCGTCGCGGCCCTTCGGCACACCTCTCTGGGGTCTCATCGTGCACTACGTGCCGTCCCTACTGGTTATCACTCTTCCCCCACAGGGAGACGTGTACAACTTCATCCTTGACGTGGAAGGCTACCCCGGAACTATCTTCGGTCTTGCTGTGACCATCGGGTTACTGCTCCTGCGGTATCGGGAGCCCTACCTCCCCCGTCCATTCAAGGCCTGGCTACCAGCTGTTTGGCTGCGGATTGTCATCTGCGTCGCGCTCCTGGTCGCTCCGTTTATTCCGCCTCCGAACTATCAGGGGGATGTGGAGTTCTTCTATGCTACGTATGCTATTGTAGGGACGGGAGT GATCGTCTTTGGGATTCTGTATTGGTATATCTGGACGGTGCTGCTTCCGAAATGGGGTCGGTATAggcttgaggaggaagagaaggtctTGGATGATGGGACTACAGTGTTGAGATTGGTACGGACTTGA
- a CDS encoding zinc-binding alcohol dehydrogenase family protein (COG:S;~EggNog:ENOG410PKP4;~InterPro:IPR013149,IPR011032,IPR036291;~PFAM:PF00107;~go_process: GO:0055114 - oxidation-reduction process [Evidence IEA]): MTTITTMTATLDAKHPAVYEQVFIEQRENVSGRITHQTQTQTHPQAIQTPSSRQRALLVHAAQQPYAVVNDHAIPSILHKDEILIKVIAIGLNPVDWKGPAYNFGLPSLPWVNGRDLAGIVVQTPPTLSESGTPSRLQKGDLVLVPSTDYRDIRKAAFQEYAVTTHFNAARIPGSHGAHAAASVGVAFVASVLALGVSLGVDFRRIQECPGPSLPEVLKGVNKELIPADVRDECFASRDEVERPKKGDWIAIWGASTTTGLITIQLARLAGLKTICVADIARHGSKLHAAGADILIDRHDTARAVEIIRGVTGGKLRYAIDIVGAETATLLQATLDPSIGVDGSHAHLLGLTGLPKERDERIAYHTVPIKLFHSSPEVGEAMVTWLEDLIESGTLELPEVIRAEGGLEGVNAALEMLRRGDASGKRIVVSLD, translated from the exons ATGACGACTATAACGACAATGACAGCGACGCTGGACGCCAAACACCCAGCCGTCTACGAACAGGTCTTTATCGAGCAGCGAGAAAATGTATCAGGCCGCATAACGCATCAGACGCAGACGCAGACACATCCACAAGCCATACAGACGCCGAGTTCGAGGCAGCGTGCCTTGCTCGTCCATGCGGCCCAGCAGCCCTACGCCGTTGTCAACGACCATGCCATCCCGTCTATTCTGCACAAGGATGAGATTTTGATCAAG GTCATTGCCATCGGCCTCAACCCAGTAGACTGGAAGGGCCC AGCCTACAACTTCGGCCTCCCCAGTCTCCCCTGGGTAAACGGGCGCGATCTCGCCGGGATAGTGGTACAAACGCCCCCAACACTCTCCGAATCCGGTACACCGTCTCGGCTCCAAAAAGGCGACCTCGTTCTCGTCCCCTCAACAGACTACCGCGACATCCGCAAGGCCGCGTTCCAGGAGTACGCTGTGACGACGCATTTCAACGCAGCACGCATCCCGGGCAGTCACGGTGCGCATGCGGCGGCTTCGGTGGGCGTTGCCTTTGTGGCGTCTGTGCTTGCGCTGGGCGTGAGTCTGGGGGTGGATTTTCGACGGATACAGGAGTGTCCCGGGCCGAGTTTACCGGAGGTTCTGAAAGGTGTGAATAAGGAGTTGATACCCGCTGATGTGCGCGATGAGTGTTTTGCGAGTCGAGACGAGGTTGAACGGCCTAAGAAGGGTGATTGGATTGCTATTTGGGGTG CATCGACAACAACTGGCCTGATAACAATCCAACTAGCGCGCCTCGCCGGACTAAAAACAATCTGCGTCGCTGATATCGCACGGCACGGATCCAAACTCCACGCCGCGGGCGCAgacatcctcatcgaccGCCACGACACAGCGCGCGCAGTGGAAATCATCCGCGGCGTAACGGGCGGGAAGCTTCGCTACGCCATTGACATTGTCGGCGCAGAGACAGCAACACTCCTCCAAGCGACGCTCGATCCCAGTATCGGGGTTGACGGCTCGCACGCACACCTCCTTGGCTTGACGGGCCTACCCAAAGAACGGGACGAGCGGATAGCATACCACACGGTCCCGATCAAGCTGTTCCATTCGAGTCCCGAGGTTGGAGAGGCGATGGTGACGTGGCTGGAGGATTTGATTGAGAGCGGGACGTTGGAGTTGCCGGAGGTGATTAGGGCTGAGGGGGGACTGGAGGGGGTCAATGCCGCGTTGGAGATGTTGAGACGGGGGGATGCCAGTGGGAAGAGGATTGTTGTTTCGTTGGATTAA
- a CDS encoding flavin-containing monooxygenase (COG:Q;~EggNog:ENOG410PI3E;~InterPro:IPR020946,IPR036188;~PFAM:PF13450;~go_function: GO:0004499 - N,N-dimethylaniline monooxygenase activity [Evidence IEA];~go_function: GO:0050660 - flavin adenine dinucleotide binding [Evidence IEA];~go_function: GO:0050661 - NADP binding [Evidence IEA];~go_process: GO:0055114 - oxidation-reduction process [Evidence IEA]): MAAVKTAVVSQTEILDSPYNKPTTVPPPPPGLPPTQTDQIPILASHENKSAEEAGSKPAFRLEEHPIDQVRPIKVGVIGGGLAGITAGILLPAKLPGLDLRIYDKNADLGGTWYENTYPGVRCDIPAHVYQSNFEPNTRWTEEFAQGHEIRDYWQGVARKYDVYKYVRAQQQVERTEWFAEKGKWRVTVRDLKEDRVYEEELDVVLNAIGHFNAWKLPDYPGIKDFKGPLFHSSNWNHDVDVKGKRVALIGNGASGLQVLPSIQPIAAHVDHYARNRTWIVDSFGTVGVRRLEPNLIPKDQIESFEDPDTYLAYRKSVEGGYFSRFGAIFKDSPINANLREQWSELMLARIKDKPELADKIIPDFPPNCRRPTPGPGYLEALTKDNVSYIQTHIDHFTPTGIVTKDGTERPVDIVVCSTGANVDHAPPFSILANGLDLKTAWKHGGHYGFPYNYLGVATPGFPNFLWIGGPNGLGHGGTVPNSVENQVTYIAKVLRKFRSQGLKSFVPSKAATDDFLEYSDQFFPRTVWTDNCSSWYNGGRPGARIHGLFPGSAAALNYIRRDPRWEDFEFTYLNPSGNRFGYFGNGWTRRETEEGEDLTPHLKRPQDIDLRTYLETWVDV, from the exons ATGGCAGCAGTCAAAACGGCCGTGGTCAGCCAGACCGAGATCCTCGACAGTCCGTACAACAAGCCAACTACGGTTCCGCCTCCACCCCCGGGTCTGCCTCCAACTCAGACTGATCAGATTCCTATCCTGGCGTCGCATGAGAATAAAAGTGCGGAGGAAGCTGGAAGCAAACCAGCCTTTCGCCTTGAAGAACACCCCATCGATCAAGTCCGACCGATTAAAGTGGGCGTCATTGGAGGCGGATTGGCGGGGATTACGGCGGGGATCCTCCTCCCTGCGAAACTGCCTGGCTTGGATTTACGGATTTATGATAAGAATGCGGATCTG GGCGGAACGTGGTATGAAAATACATACCCGGGAGTAAGATGTGATATCCCGGCGCATGTGTACCAATCGAACTTTGAGCCGAATACGCGCTGGACGGAGGAGTTTGCGCAGGGGCATGAGATCCGGGATTACTGGCAGGGTGTTGCGAGGAAATATGATGTGTACAAGTACGTGCGCGCACAGCAGCAGGTTGAGCGCACGGAGTGGTttgcggagaaggggaagtgGAGGGTGACTGTGCGCGATTTGAAGGAGGATAGG GTATAcgaagaggagctggacgttGTCCTCAACGCCATCGGTCACTTCAATGCGTGGAAACTACCGGACTACCCCGGTATCAAAGACTTCAAGGGACCTCTGTTCCACTCGTCCAACTGGAATCACGACGTCGACGTAAAGGGAAAACGCGTCGCGTTGATTGGGAACGGTGCATCAGGGCTGCAGgtcctcccatccatccaacccATCGCCGCACACGTCGACCACTACGCACGCAACCGCACCTGGATCGTCGACTCCTTTGGCACAGTCGGCGTACGCCGTCTCGAGCCGAACCTGATTCCAAAGGATCAGATCGAGTCCTTCGAAGACCCGGATACGTACCTGGCGTACCGCAAGTCCGTGGAAGGCGGGTACTTCTCGCGCTTCGGTGCTATCTTCAAGGACTCCCCTATCAATGCGAACCTCCGCGAGCAATGGAGCGAGCTCATGCTGGCTCGTATCAAGGATAAGCCCGAGCTCGCTGATAAAATCATCCCGGACTTCCCTCCTAATTGCCGCCGACCTACACCCGGACCAGGATACCTCGAGGCCCTGACGAAGGATAACGTGAGCTATATCCAGACACACATCGACCACTTCACACCAACGGGAATCGTCACGAAAGACGGAACAGAACGCCCGGTCGATATCGTGGTCTGCTCCACCGGCGCAAACGTCGACCACGCACCCCCCTTCTCGATCCTCGCCAACGGGCTAGACTTGAAGACCGCCTGGAAGCACGGCGGCCATTACGGGTTTCCGTACAACTACCTCGGCGTAGCAACGCCGGGATTCCCAAATTTCCTCTGGATAGGCGGTCCCAATGGCCTGGGCCACGGCGGGACCGTACCCAACAGCGTCGAGAACCAGGTTACGTATATCGCCAAGGTACTGCGGAAATTCCGCTCGCAGGGGCTTAAATCGTTTGTGCCCTCCAAGGCAGCGACGGACGATTTCCTGGAATACTCGGACCAGTTTTTCCCGCGGACGGTGTGGACGGATAACTGCTCGTCGTGGTATAACGGCGGCAGACCGGGGGCGCGGATCCACGGCTTGTTTCCGGGGAGTGCGGCGGCGTTGAATTATATACGGCGGGATCCGAGATGGGAGGACTTTGAGTTTACGTATTTGAATCCGAGTGGGAATCGGTTTGGGTATTTTGGGAATgggtggacgaggagggagacggaggagggggaggatcTGACGCCGCATTTGAAACGGCCGCAGGATATTGATTTGAGGACTTATCTGGAGACGTGGGTGGATGTTTGA
- a CDS encoding ankyrin repeat domain-containing protein (COG:M;~EggNog:ENOG410PKKZ;~InterPro:IPR002110,IPR036770,IPR020683;~PFAM:PF12796,PF00023,PF13637;~go_function: GO:0005515 - protein binding [Evidence IEA]): protein MKSSSEKKACFDDLPPEVKLMIWGELDKTYDKHALALTSKSHSQLFEQPFYRWAVKSLSASRLLDSTPLLASIAAGGSVSAMKKLVAAGADLSHRGGSLLCTASRKGRVAMVRLLLEEYHVDPNTHGTDVLGLANTPLSAAASQDDCGIVTLLLAAGADPNLQPYWLDDFTVLIDTILDENFRVAALLIDAGASVTAETDDGWPPLLWALEQRNVGFVRKVLAAIRETPGADINVGAPLVLTCRLDDVELLRVLLDHGADIEMREREPERYNVLEFAIARGRVDVVKVLFEYGVSNATIGTAVDNGAVVAAIGAGHTKMVQLLATKGVPVNNTPQTYVAVPVGLRGMSPLECAVARWNKEMVKILVQAGAVARLTPRERSNLLWRAFLRDGEGMLLLLIGMGVCEHTPDEPSWSVKPPLHHAVSMGMVNLVSLMVEKGADPKLRDATGDTALTAAVKGRNHRMVLALLGDGTNPETWTRPSEVLAGESSKRHMHCIDETDNSGQTPLYLATSCGMEDIVRILLARGSRAIHTAGRVGMTPIEFATRYKDSPVSTWYKGQLTNIWSLLNNPASARIDRELVASW from the coding sequence ATGAAGTCATCCTCTGAGAAGAAGGCGTGTTTCGATGACCTCCCACCGGAGGTCAAGCTTATGATATGGGGCGAGCTCGACAAGACCTACGACAAACACGCGCTGGCCCTAACCAGCAAGAGCCACAGCCAGCTCTTTGAACAACCTTTCTACCGGTGGGCGGTAAAAAGCCTCTCAGCTTCCCGTTTATTGGATAGCACACCACTCCtcgcctccatcgccgcGGGCGGCAGTGTCAGTGCTATGAAAAAGCTCGTCGCGGCCGGGGCAGACCTCTCTCACCGAGGAGGATCACTACTCTGCACCGCCTCTCGAAAAGGACGGGTAGCGATGGTGCGCCTGCTACTGGAGGAATATCATGTTGATCCGAATACACACGGCACCGATGTACTCGGACTTGCAAACACGCCGCTGTCCGCCGCCGCGAGCCAGGATGACTGCGGCATTGTGACCTTGCTGCTTGCAGCTGGAGCGGACCCGAATCTACAGCCATATTGGCTTGATGACTTTACTGTGTTGATCGATACGATTCTCGATGAGAACTTCCGTGTCGCGGCCCTGCTGATCGACGCCGGCGCATCTGTTACAGCCGAAACTGATGACGGATGGCCCCCGCTCTTGTGGGCGCTTGAGCAACGCAATGTTGGGTTTGTCCGGAAGGTTCTTGCTGCTATACGAGAGACCCCCGGGGCCGATATCAATGTCGGGGCGCCGCTCGTGCTGACTTGTAGGTTGGACGATGTTGAACTTCTTCGAGTCCTTCTTGACCATGGTGCCGATATAGAGATGCGTGAGAGGGAACCGGAGCGCTACAACGTCCTGGAATTTGCTATTGCGCGTGGTCGTGTGGACGTTGTGAAAGTCCTGTTTGAATATGGGGTATCAAACGCTACCATTGGCACCGCGGTGGATAATGgagccgtcgtcgccgctATCGGTGCTGGCCACACGAAGATGGTTCAGCTCCTGGCCACCAAGGGAGTACCAGTGAACAACACCCCCCAGACGTATGTAGCCGTCCCGGTGGGTCTACGTGGGATGTCACCGCTGGAATGCGCCGTCGCCCGCTGGAACAAGGAAATGGTCAAGATTCTCGTGCAGGCGGGTGCAGTTGCCAGACTGACACCACGCGAGAGGTCCAACCTTCTCTGGAGGGCCTTCCTACGCGACGGTGAAggcatgctgctgctgcttatcGGGATGGGGGTGTGTGAGCATACACCAGACGAGCCGTCCTGGTCTGTCAAGCCGCCTCTCCACCACGCCGTTTCGATGGGCATGGTCAACCTCGTTTCCCTGATGGTTGAGAAGGGCGCTGACCCGAAGCTCCGCGACGCGACAGGGGACACTGCCTTGACTGCTGCTGTTAAGGGTAGAAATCATAGAATGGTACTCGCCTTGCTGGGCGACGGTACCAACCCTGAGACGTGGACGCGGCCCAGCGAAGTGCTTGCTGGGGAAAGCTCCAAGAGACACATGCATTGCATTGACGAGACGGACAACTCCGGCCAAACGCCCCTCTACCTGGCGACTTCTTGCGGAATGGAAGACATTGTTCGCATCCTGCTCGCCCGGGGCAGTCGAGCCATCCACACTGCAGGCCGCGTAGGAATGACACCCATTGAATTCGCGACTCGCTATAAAGACTCTCCAGTCAGCACTTGGTATAAGGGGCAGTTGACGAATATCTGGAGCCTTTTGAATAACCCGGCCAGTGCGAGGATTGATAGAGAGTTGGTGGCCTCTTGGTGA